In Sutterella faecalis, a genomic segment contains:
- a CDS encoding sodium-dependent transporter has protein sequence MSQEMNRSAWTSRVGFILASAGSAVGLGAIWKFPYMAGTNGGSIFMLPTIAFSLTIGLALLMAEMCMGRHARGGAGTAFRKLGGSRWSIIGLISVATGALVLGFYSVVGGWCVHYLIEALLGRAAVTDPTVMRGAFEAFAADPIQSVGSHVLFLSATAAVVLAGVEKGIERVGKILMPLLFILMLVLIIRGLMLPGAMEGVKFLFKPDPEAFTGEALLNAMGFAFFSLSVGSGSMMNYGSYLSDKVSIGPSTAWIVCLAVMASILGGLMIMPAVFAFGLSPDAGPGLTFATMPAVFGRMPFGDLFAVAFFLCLFVAALTSAISILEMTSQHFVDRHDLKRRTSILLVSTVLGLIGIVCALSFGPLSDVKIFGKTAFDLLDYVTSNIGMPIGCMGIAFVACFVSWKTTEAELSMNAAWRPWALRAFRLFAGILAPLLILVVAAKGIGLF, from the coding sequence ATGTCTCAGGAAATGAATCGTTCCGCCTGGACCTCCAGGGTCGGATTCATCCTCGCATCGGCGGGTTCCGCGGTCGGTCTCGGAGCCATCTGGAAGTTCCCGTACATGGCGGGCACGAACGGGGGCTCCATCTTCATGCTCCCCACCATTGCCTTTTCGCTCACGATCGGTCTCGCGCTCCTCATGGCCGAAATGTGCATGGGGCGGCACGCAAGGGGCGGCGCAGGCACGGCCTTCAGAAAACTCGGCGGCAGCCGCTGGAGCATCATCGGCCTTATTTCGGTGGCAACCGGCGCTCTGGTGCTCGGGTTTTATTCCGTGGTGGGCGGCTGGTGCGTCCACTATCTGATTGAGGCGCTCCTCGGGCGCGCGGCGGTCACGGACCCCACGGTCATGCGCGGCGCGTTTGAAGCGTTTGCGGCCGACCCGATTCAGTCGGTCGGAAGCCACGTGCTCTTTCTTTCCGCTACCGCTGCCGTTGTTCTCGCGGGCGTGGAAAAAGGAATCGAGCGCGTGGGGAAGATCCTCATGCCGCTCCTTTTCATCCTGATGCTCGTTCTCATCATCCGCGGGCTCATGCTCCCTGGCGCGATGGAAGGCGTCAAATTCCTCTTCAAGCCCGACCCGGAAGCCTTCACGGGCGAGGCGCTCCTGAACGCCATGGGCTTTGCCTTCTTCTCGCTCTCCGTGGGTTCGGGCTCCATGATGAATTACGGGAGCTACCTCTCCGACAAGGTGAGCATCGGTCCCTCGACGGCCTGGATCGTCTGTCTCGCCGTGATGGCCTCCATCCTCGGCGGCCTCATGATCATGCCGGCCGTTTTCGCCTTCGGACTTTCGCCGGATGCCGGTCCGGGCCTCACCTTTGCGACGATGCCCGCCGTCTTTGGAAGAATGCCTTTCGGCGATCTGTTTGCCGTCGCGTTCTTCCTCTGCCTCTTCGTCGCAGCGCTCACCTCCGCCATCTCGATTCTGGAGATGACGTCGCAGCACTTCGTCGACCGCCATGACCTGAAGCGCCGCACGTCCATTCTCCTCGTTTCCACCGTTCTCGGACTCATCGGCATCGTCTGCGCGCTCTCCTTCGGACCGCTCTCAGACGTAAAGATCTTCGGGAAAACGGCGTTCGATCTCCTCGACTACGTTACTTCCAACATCGGCATGCCGATCGGCTGCATGGGAATTGCATTCGTTGCGTGCTTCGTTTCCTGGAAAACGACGGAAGCCGAACTTTCCATGAACGCCGCCTGGCGTCCCTGGGCGCTTCGCGCCTTCCGGCTCTTTGCCGGCATTCTGGCGCCGCTCCTCATTCTGGTTGTGGCGGCCAAGGGCATCGGTCTTTTTTAA
- a CDS encoding sodium-dependent transporter produces the protein MANERITWTSRIGFVLASAGAAVGLGAIWKFPYMAGTNGGSVFLFPYILLTFTVGLALLIAEIALGRLGKGGIVTTYRRLAGKAFLPAGYLGVVTGFLVLSFYSAIGGWTLSYFCEALVGQGLIADQSQLGAHFAEFTANPVTALGFQWLFLVLNGLIVAFDVTKGIERVSKILMPLLFILMLVVIVRGLMLPGAWAGVEFLFKFDPDTFTLSGLLQAMGFTFFSLCVGCGCMMTYGSYLNEKTNLVRSCVWIAFLAVIASLMGGLMIMPSVFAFGLDPTAGPGLTFITMPAVFAQLPGGQIFAVIFYLCLAVAAITSSVSMIEIIVAFLVDEKSYTRPKAAVLSTIALAVVGALPCLSFGVLSDVKFFGTKTFFDIFDFFTSNLSLPIGGLVILFLAGFRCWSRVEADLAGGAPAPGWLPALRFTMRYLAPLLVLAVLITGLM, from the coding sequence ATGGCGAATGAACGCATAACCTGGACAAGCCGCATCGGCTTCGTGCTCGCAAGCGCGGGCGCGGCCGTCGGACTCGGCGCCATCTGGAAGTTCCCGTATATGGCGGGAACGAACGGCGGGAGCGTCTTCCTCTTTCCCTACATCCTTCTCACCTTCACCGTCGGCCTCGCGCTCCTCATCGCGGAAATTGCGCTCGGGCGCCTCGGCAAGGGCGGCATCGTCACGACCTACCGGCGCCTCGCCGGCAAAGCCTTCCTCCCGGCCGGATACCTCGGCGTCGTGACGGGCTTTCTGGTTCTTTCCTTCTATTCGGCGATCGGCGGCTGGACCCTTTCCTACTTCTGCGAAGCGCTCGTGGGTCAGGGGCTGATTGCGGACCAGTCGCAGCTCGGCGCTCACTTTGCCGAATTCACCGCCAACCCGGTAACAGCGCTTGGGTTCCAGTGGCTCTTTCTTGTTCTGAACGGCCTCATCGTCGCCTTCGACGTCACGAAGGGCATTGAGCGCGTGAGCAAGATCCTCATGCCGCTTCTCTTCATCCTCATGCTCGTCGTGATCGTGAGGGGCCTCATGCTTCCCGGCGCCTGGGCCGGGGTTGAATTCCTCTTCAAATTTGATCCCGACACCTTCACGCTTTCGGGCCTTCTGCAGGCGATGGGCTTCACCTTCTTCTCGCTCTGCGTGGGCTGCGGCTGCATGATGACCTACGGCTCCTACCTCAACGAGAAGACGAACCTCGTGCGCTCCTGCGTCTGGATTGCCTTCCTCGCGGTCATTGCGTCCCTCATGGGCGGCCTCATGATCATGCCGTCCGTCTTCGCCTTCGGGCTTGATCCGACGGCGGGTCCGGGCCTCACCTTCATCACGATGCCTGCGGTCTTCGCGCAGCTCCCGGGCGGGCAGATCTTCGCCGTGATCTTCTACCTCTGCCTTGCGGTCGCGGCGATCACCTCGTCGGTCTCGATGATTGAAATCATCGTCGCCTTCCTCGTGGACGAAAAGAGCTATACGCGCCCGAAGGCAGCCGTTCTTTCCACGATTGCGCTCGCCGTCGTGGGGGCGCTTCCCTGCCTCTCCTTCGGCGTGCTGTCGGACGTCAAATTCTTCGGCACGAAGACCTTCTTCGACATCTTCGACTTCTTTACGAGCAACCTTTCGCTTCCGATCGGCGGTCTCGTCATTCTCTTCCTCGCGGGCTTCCGCTGCTGGAGCCGAGTTGAGGCGGATCTCGCGGGCGGCGCTCCCGCACCGGGGTGGCTACCGGCGCTGCGCTTCACCATGCGCTATCTCGCCCCGCTTCTCGTCCTCGCCGTGCTGATCACCGGCCTGATGTAA
- a CDS encoding sodium-dependent transporter encodes MSTANAAASVQWSSRLGFILASAGSAIGLGAIWKFPFWAGANGGGAFILPYVVFTLTTGLVLLMAEIAIGRRGRGSAVSAMRRIGGRPFAFLGAFAVLTSFLILAYYCVVGGWCVAYLAQSLTVGVVTENAQTLRNDFREIVSTGWINIAWLFSFLSLTALTVGCGIEKGIERVSKLLMPMLFVMMLAVIIRGLTLDGAMEGVKYLLSFRPEDLSPGAILSAMGYTFFSLSLGAGILITYGTYLPKRADIPAASLWVALLSIQASLLAGLMVMPAVFAFGVAPDAGPGLVFITLPMIFAHIPGGSIFAAIFYVCLLVAALTSSVSLLEVVVAFLHNEWRLSRSTATIVSFVLLFFLGSLSALSFGELSEFTLLGRNFFDFFDFVCTNFMMPVGGLAVAALMTWKAWPAMREELTSAKPLSSGMLSAIRVVLGVLAPILVLTTMYQGLFL; translated from the coding sequence ATGTCCACTGCGAACGCTGCGGCTTCCGTGCAATGGAGCTCGCGCCTCGGCTTCATTCTCGCCTCGGCCGGCTCTGCGATCGGCCTCGGCGCCATCTGGAAATTCCCTTTCTGGGCCGGCGCCAACGGCGGAGGAGCCTTCATTCTTCCCTACGTCGTCTTTACGCTCACGACGGGCCTCGTGCTCCTCATGGCGGAGATTGCGATCGGCCGGCGCGGCAGAGGCTCGGCCGTCAGCGCCATGCGCCGCATCGGGGGAAGACCCTTTGCGTTCCTGGGCGCCTTTGCAGTCCTCACCTCTTTTCTGATTCTTGCCTACTACTGCGTCGTCGGCGGCTGGTGCGTCGCCTACCTGGCCCAGTCCCTGACGGTGGGCGTCGTTACGGAAAATGCGCAGACCCTGAGGAACGACTTCCGGGAAATCGTCTCCACCGGCTGGATCAACATTGCCTGGCTGTTTTCCTTTCTCTCCCTCACGGCACTCACCGTGGGCTGCGGCATTGAGAAGGGAATCGAGCGCGTTTCCAAACTGCTGATGCCGATGCTCTTCGTGATGATGCTCGCCGTCATCATCCGCGGACTCACGCTCGATGGCGCCATGGAAGGCGTGAAGTACCTTCTGAGCTTCAGACCGGAAGACCTGTCGCCCGGGGCGATCCTGAGCGCAATGGGATACACCTTCTTTTCGCTCTCCCTCGGCGCCGGCATTCTCATCACGTACGGCACCTATCTTCCGAAGCGCGCCGACATTCCGGCGGCTTCGCTCTGGGTTGCGCTTCTCTCGATTCAAGCCTCGCTTCTCGCCGGCCTCATGGTGATGCCCGCCGTATTCGCGTTCGGCGTCGCGCCGGATGCGGGCCCGGGACTCGTCTTCATTACGCTCCCGATGATCTTCGCGCACATTCCGGGCGGGAGCATCTTCGCCGCAATCTTCTACGTCTGCCTGCTCGTTGCCGCGCTGACCTCCTCGGTGTCGCTCCTTGAAGTGGTCGTCGCATTTCTTCATAACGAATGGCGGCTCTCAAGAAGCACGGCAACCATCGTGAGCTTCGTGCTGCTCTTCTTCCTCGGGTCCCTGAGCGCGCTCTCCTTCGGAGAATTGAGCGAATTCACGCTCCTCGGGCGGAATTTCTTCGACTTCTTCGATTTTGTCTGCACGAACTTCATGATGCCGGTGGGCGGCCTCGCCGTTGCCGCGCTCATGACCTGGAAGGCCTGGCCCGCGATGCGGGAGGAGCTCACGTCTGCCAAGCCGCTCTCCTCCGGGATGCTATCCGCCATCCGAGTGGTCCTCGGCGTTCTCGCGCCGATCCTCGTCCTCACGACGATGTATCAGGGACTTTTCCTTTAA
- a CDS encoding SIMPL domain-containing protein (The SIMPL domain is named for its presence in mouse protein SIMPL (signalling molecule that associates with mouse pelle-like kinase). Bacterial member BP26, from Brucella, was shown to assemble into a channel-like structure, while YggE from E. coli has been associated with resistance to oxidative stress.), which translates to MSPKSAATRTILAAALCSGALALGFSDAAFAMPRVAEAGLVMNVAGEASKTLPNDEASLTFSIETQTKDSAAATEEVVKAGNAAIEALKVFGDKVDVRTTDFSTWPVMTKAKEGEVSQIGAWSAKQSIRVTVRDIALSSKVMEAAGKTMKFDGVAFSVSRPVRQAATDALLSEAIRNASDRAVIAAKSLGLGEKNVRIEGIQVSGASGPSPRYYAQPQMLMARAAMNDAAPVVSSGTADVALTVTLTVRIIP; encoded by the coding sequence ATGTCGCCGAAATCCGCTGCCACCCGTACGATCCTTGCCGCCGCGCTTTGTTCAGGCGCTCTGGCGCTTGGTTTTTCAGACGCCGCATTCGCCATGCCGCGCGTGGCTGAAGCCGGCCTCGTCATGAATGTCGCGGGCGAAGCTTCGAAGACGCTTCCCAATGACGAAGCGTCCCTCACGTTCTCGATCGAAACCCAGACGAAGGATTCGGCCGCGGCCACGGAAGAAGTCGTGAAGGCGGGCAATGCCGCGATTGAAGCGCTCAAGGTCTTCGGCGACAAGGTCGACGTGAGGACGACGGACTTTTCCACCTGGCCCGTGATGACGAAGGCGAAGGAAGGCGAGGTCTCTCAGATCGGCGCCTGGAGCGCCAAGCAGTCGATTCGCGTGACGGTGCGCGACATTGCGCTCTCTTCCAAGGTCATGGAAGCGGCGGGGAAAACCATGAAGTTTGACGGCGTCGCCTTCTCCGTTTCGCGCCCGGTGCGTCAGGCGGCAACGGATGCGCTCCTTTCGGAAGCCATCAGGAATGCTTCTGACCGCGCCGTGATTGCGGCGAAGTCTCTCGGACTTGGGGAAAAGAATGTCCGCATCGAAGGCATCCAGGTATCGGGCGCTTCCGGTCCTTCTCCCCGCTACTATGCGCAGCCGCAGATGCTCATGGCTCGCGCAGCGATGAATGACGCTGCGCCGGTAGTAAGCTCTGGCACGGCGGACGTTGCGCTCACGGTGACGCTCACGGTTCGCATCATTCCCTAA
- a CDS encoding TIGR00266 family protein, whose amino-acid sequence MVRFEAEGGVDPLLRVTLEKGDSVATESGAMVAMDASLSLRGKTRGGFLNSIARKFLNDETFFQQWIEAEDAPGTALLAPAFPGDIRILEVGPASWMLADGCFLASTEGVDVTAKMQGIGRALLADSGGFFIMKASGKGQLAVSGFGSVREMEVRPDKPVLIDNGHLVAWDASLDYEITLRTNRSGIFGRLVESQLSGEGFVLRFSGFGRILVSSRNQGSFLDWVFSQRPRDKAEKENE is encoded by the coding sequence ATGGTTCGCTTTGAAGCTGAAGGCGGCGTTGATCCGCTCCTGAGAGTAACGCTTGAAAAAGGCGACTCGGTTGCCACGGAATCGGGCGCCATGGTGGCGATGGATGCGTCGCTTTCGCTTCGAGGAAAGACCCGGGGCGGGTTCCTCAATTCCATTGCGAGAAAGTTTCTGAACGACGAAACGTTCTTCCAGCAGTGGATTGAAGCCGAGGACGCCCCGGGTACCGCGCTGCTCGCGCCGGCTTTCCCCGGCGACATCCGGATTCTTGAGGTCGGTCCCGCGTCCTGGATGCTCGCCGACGGGTGCTTCCTTGCTTCGACGGAAGGTGTCGACGTTACGGCGAAAATGCAGGGCATCGGTCGGGCGCTCCTTGCCGACTCCGGCGGCTTCTTCATCATGAAGGCCTCCGGCAAGGGACAGCTCGCCGTGTCGGGCTTCGGGTCCGTGCGCGAGATGGAGGTCCGTCCCGACAAGCCCGTGCTCATCGACAACGGTCACCTGGTCGCCTGGGACGCGTCGCTTGACTACGAAATCACGCTGCGCACGAACCGGTCGGGCATTTTCGGGCGCCTCGTCGAAAGCCAGCTCTCGGGCGAAGGCTTCGTGCTGAGGTTTTCGGGTTTCGGCAGGATTCTTGTGAGCTCCCGCAATCAGGGAAGCTTCCTCGACTGGGTCTTCTCGCAGCGGCCGAGAGACAAAGCGGAGAAGGAAAACGAATAG
- a CDS encoding ABC transporter ATP-binding protein/permease, producing MRTIRHFLSLAAPYWYSRQRWYAWVMLAVVIGCAMGIIEVGVYLNHWNKRFYDALARYESAVMPELILEWMGYIAVTVVLIIIGSWVQKRLFLDWREHLTEMMQGRWLANHALYRIKLVNEPDNPDQRIQEDCALLSEKTIVLVKYFIMNLFKLIAFVAILWGLSGVQNLEVFGTRIELHGYLVWVALVWSIVCTLITHLIGRKLRPLNIERQHREADFRATLLRVRDSAEQVASLRGEETEMERFSERFSRIKDNWLSLIKREFQLEAFTASYMRVNNVIAIMSALPLFLTKAMTFGDLMQARSAFSSVQDGFGWFLDYYKRIMEWAAVVDRLHRFDESLNAVQNNPSRITVSEGVLAVDSMSLFTPSGRCLARDLKLNPQTHRWILIDGRSGAGKSTFLRALAGLWPFSEGKLTIPHQDVLFVPQKSYLPFDTLKNILTYPRRGGYSDEAVENALRTVGLERLAGHLEEKKDWAQELSGGEQQRLGFARVLLNRPKLLFLDESTNQLDDASAMKLIAILKSELPQTVVLMVSHQPAVKNLAETRIEIGGPALTAS from the coding sequence ATGCGTACGATCAGGCATTTTTTAAGCTTGGCCGCTCCCTACTGGTACTCACGACAAAGATGGTATGCCTGGGTCATGCTTGCCGTTGTCATCGGCTGCGCCATGGGCATCATCGAAGTGGGCGTCTACCTGAATCACTGGAACAAACGCTTCTACGATGCCCTCGCCCGGTATGAGAGTGCCGTCATGCCGGAGCTCATCCTTGAATGGATGGGGTACATCGCCGTAACGGTCGTCCTCATCATTATCGGAAGCTGGGTCCAGAAACGCCTTTTCCTGGATTGGCGGGAGCACCTCACCGAAATGATGCAGGGACGGTGGCTTGCCAATCACGCGCTATACCGCATCAAGCTTGTGAACGAACCGGACAATCCCGACCAGCGCATTCAGGAAGACTGTGCTTTGCTGTCGGAGAAAACGATCGTTCTGGTGAAGTACTTCATCATGAATTTGTTCAAGCTGATCGCCTTCGTCGCCATCCTCTGGGGGCTTTCAGGCGTTCAGAACCTTGAAGTTTTCGGCACCCGAATTGAATTGCACGGCTATCTCGTGTGGGTAGCCTTAGTCTGGTCGATCGTCTGTACGCTCATCACCCACCTGATCGGACGAAAGCTGAGGCCATTGAATATTGAAAGACAGCATCGCGAGGCGGACTTCCGCGCGACCTTGCTGCGCGTCAGGGATTCTGCAGAACAAGTAGCATCCCTGCGGGGTGAAGAGACTGAGATGGAAAGGTTTTCTGAACGGTTTTCGCGAATCAAGGACAACTGGCTCTCCCTCATCAAACGGGAATTTCAGCTCGAAGCCTTTACAGCAAGCTACATGCGCGTCAACAACGTCATTGCCATCATGTCGGCCCTGCCGCTCTTTCTGACCAAAGCCATGACGTTCGGCGACCTGATGCAGGCGCGAAGCGCATTTTCAAGCGTCCAGGACGGATTCGGGTGGTTCCTCGACTATTACAAGCGGATCATGGAGTGGGCGGCCGTCGTTGACCGTCTCCACCGCTTCGACGAGAGCCTCAATGCCGTGCAGAACAATCCTTCGCGCATTACGGTGTCCGAAGGAGTTCTGGCAGTGGATTCAATGTCGCTCTTCACGCCTTCCGGCCGTTGTCTTGCGAGGGATTTGAAGCTCAACCCGCAAACCCACCGCTGGATTCTGATTGACGGACGAAGCGGCGCCGGGAAGTCCACGTTCCTGCGCGCACTCGCGGGACTCTGGCCGTTTTCAGAAGGGAAGCTAACCATCCCGCATCAAGATGTGCTCTTCGTGCCGCAGAAAAGCTATCTGCCTTTCGACACGCTGAAAAATATTCTCACCTATCCCCGCAGAGGCGGCTATTCCGATGAAGCGGTTGAGAACGCTCTAAGAACCGTCGGTCTTGAACGTTTGGCCGGACATCTGGAAGAGAAAAAAGACTGGGCGCAGGAACTTTCCGGCGGAGAGCAGCAGCGCCTCGGATTCGCCCGCGTACTTCTCAACCGACCGAAACTCCTCTTTCTCGACGAATCGACCAACCAGCTTGACGATGCTTCAGCCATGAAGCTGATCGCCATCCTGAAGTCCGAGCTCCCTCAAACTGTCGTTTTGATGGTTTCTCACCAGCCCGCAGTCAAGAATCTGGCCGAAACCAGAATAGAGATAGGCGGCCCGGCACTGACAGCCTCTTAG
- a CDS encoding TonB-dependent siderophore receptor, whose product MTTIQPSFSLRSHSAFRLSLIASAILASHSTLAAEDVDFDAVTVTATSISTTTENSNTYKSSAMSTTTGLELTPRETPQSVSNITMQQIQDQGLTTLDETMRRTTGITVIEDAGTVRFLSRGFFVDKIQEDGITSTIPGSTGNSHRESAAMSDMAIYDHIEVVRGPTGLTQSNGEPGGTINAVRKRPTAGFQASVSAEAGSWDHYRSMADISSSLNEAQTLRGRLVGVVSRSNSFKESVGDDMNLLYGILEADVTPDTKLTFGGLYQDSESTPDFFGLPAGPNGEDLDFDRDTTFIADWQKRITRKRNLFAELEYYFNEDWRITSKISYTRVARDTKMGQLIGIKTQPIDNPMMQGNNFQFYDNSQEQLSASVTLNGVYRLFGQDHDFFGTLDYSKEESDSHWKRSPFGSEVNAHDFSGSSLIEPDWNDYDQLNVDYIYRTTYRDMGIRLGTRYNFTNNWHLIAGARWANFKQESDNEGIDYTYHKDNGLYYWNPRDYWGSELTTSKLIPYFGLTWDVTPNSSIYLSYTAIFKPQSGKYTSGEVVDPVEGTNYELGIKSDFFNNRLNTSAALFFIEQENRPIWDANRDWVLSTGTVTSQGLELEVSGEVANGWNLFAGYTYNKSEFRNNESSLFKKGMTYSALTPRHLLRFYTSYRLPGAAHRWTVGTGAQIQSQSDIGQQSDAIHMLQGGYAVWNANVQYRFNDHLDVNFVVNNLFDKTYWREVNNRTYRMNGYYGDPRNFLLRANYRF is encoded by the coding sequence ATGACTACCATCCAACCCTCTTTTTCCCTCCGCTCACACTCAGCGTTCCGTCTCTCCCTGATTGCCTCCGCCATTCTGGCTTCTCACAGCACACTCGCTGCTGAAGATGTCGACTTCGACGCAGTAACCGTCACTGCCACCAGCATCAGCACAACGACGGAAAACAGCAATACCTACAAGTCTTCGGCCATGAGCACGACGACCGGCCTGGAACTCACGCCACGCGAAACGCCGCAGTCGGTAAGCAACATTACGATGCAGCAGATCCAGGATCAGGGACTCACGACTCTGGACGAAACCATGAGACGCACTACTGGCATCACCGTGATTGAGGATGCCGGTACTGTGCGCTTTCTCTCCCGCGGCTTCTTTGTAGACAAAATTCAGGAAGACGGCATTACCTCTACGATTCCTGGCTCAACAGGGAACTCCCACCGAGAATCTGCCGCCATGAGCGACATGGCGATTTATGACCATATTGAAGTTGTCCGCGGACCGACCGGCTTGACGCAGTCGAACGGCGAACCCGGCGGCACCATCAATGCCGTAAGGAAGAGACCGACCGCAGGATTTCAGGCCAGTGTATCTGCCGAAGCGGGCAGTTGGGATCATTACCGCTCCATGGCTGATATTTCATCAAGCCTGAACGAAGCTCAGACCCTGCGCGGACGCCTGGTTGGCGTCGTGAGCCGAAGCAACTCCTTCAAGGAGTCCGTCGGCGACGACATGAATCTGCTGTACGGCATTCTCGAAGCCGATGTCACGCCCGACACGAAGCTCACCTTCGGCGGGCTTTATCAGGACAGCGAATCAACGCCCGATTTCTTTGGTCTTCCTGCCGGCCCCAACGGCGAAGACCTCGATTTTGATCGGGATACAACATTCATTGCTGATTGGCAGAAGCGCATCACCCGTAAAAGGAATCTTTTTGCCGAGCTTGAGTATTACTTCAATGAAGACTGGCGCATCACCAGCAAGATCTCCTACACGCGCGTAGCCAGAGATACAAAAATGGGCCAGCTTATCGGGATTAAGACACAACCAATCGACAACCCGATGATGCAGGGAAACAACTTCCAGTTTTACGACAATTCTCAGGAGCAGCTGTCTGCTTCCGTGACGCTGAATGGTGTCTATCGCCTGTTCGGCCAGGATCACGATTTCTTCGGCACGCTCGATTATTCCAAAGAAGAATCTGACAGCCACTGGAAGCGCTCGCCTTTTGGCTCCGAAGTGAATGCGCACGACTTTTCCGGCAGTTCACTGATTGAACCGGACTGGAATGACTATGACCAACTCAATGTGGACTACATATACCGGACGACATACCGGGATATGGGCATTCGCCTGGGCACGCGCTACAACTTTACGAACAACTGGCACCTGATTGCCGGTGCGCGATGGGCTAACTTCAAACAGGAATCAGATAACGAAGGAATCGATTACACCTATCATAAAGACAATGGTCTGTATTACTGGAATCCTCGTGATTACTGGGGATCGGAACTAACGACGAGCAAGCTTATTCCGTACTTCGGCCTCACCTGGGACGTTACGCCAAACAGCAGCATCTACCTGAGCTATACCGCAATCTTTAAGCCGCAGAGCGGAAAGTATACGTCCGGGGAAGTTGTCGATCCGGTTGAAGGTACGAACTATGAACTTGGCATCAAGTCGGACTTTTTCAACAACAGACTGAACACCTCAGCCGCACTCTTTTTCATTGAGCAGGAAAACCGTCCAATCTGGGACGCCAACCGAGATTGGGTGTTATCGACCGGTACCGTCACCAGCCAGGGACTGGAACTTGAGGTTTCGGGCGAGGTCGCTAACGGCTGGAATCTCTTCGCCGGTTACACCTACAACAAATCCGAATTCCGAAATAATGAAAGCTCGCTCTTTAAGAAAGGGATGACCTACAGTGCTCTGACGCCGAGGCATTTGCTGCGCTTCTATACCAGCTACCGTCTGCCCGGCGCAGCACATCGCTGGACCGTTGGTACAGGTGCGCAAATTCAAAGCCAGTCCGATATTGGCCAACAGAGTGATGCCATCCACATGCTCCAGGGCGGCTATGCAGTCTGGAACGCCAATGTGCAGTACCGTTTCAACGACCATCTGGATGTGAACTTCGTCGTCAACAATCTCTTCGACAAGACTTACTGGCGCGAAGTCAACAACCGGACATACAGAATGAACGGGTATTACGGCGATCCGCGCAACTTCCTCCTGCGCGCCAACTACCGCTTCTAA
- a CDS encoding phosphatidylserine decarboxylase — MNARVYPHPIIAREGWPILGGAFILFLVSWWLDLGIITFLIFVFFLFALQFFRDPAREAPEDPRAVVSPVDGQVCKVEKTENPETGEACVKVSIFMNVFNVHSQKAPVAGVVEKVTYTPGLFVNADLDKASTENERNAVTVRMADGRRITFIQVAGLVARRIICYATVGEELSRGERYGFIRFGSRVDVYLPTDAEITVGIGDKVTGVMSTIARI, encoded by the coding sequence TTGAACGCCCGCGTCTATCCGCATCCAATCATTGCCCGAGAAGGCTGGCCCATCCTGGGCGGCGCCTTCATTCTCTTTCTCGTGAGCTGGTGGCTGGATCTCGGCATCATCACCTTCCTGATCTTCGTCTTCTTCCTGTTCGCACTGCAATTCTTCCGCGATCCCGCGCGCGAAGCGCCCGAAGACCCCCGCGCCGTCGTGAGCCCGGTGGACGGTCAGGTCTGCAAGGTTGAAAAAACCGAAAATCCTGAGACGGGCGAAGCGTGCGTGAAGGTTTCGATCTTCATGAACGTCTTCAACGTGCACAGCCAGAAAGCGCCGGTTGCCGGCGTGGTCGAAAAGGTCACCTACACGCCGGGTCTTTTCGTCAATGCCGATCTCGACAAGGCATCGACGGAAAACGAGCGCAATGCCGTGACGGTACGCATGGCTGACGGCCGCCGCATTACCTTTATTCAGGTTGCAGGCCTCGTTGCCCGCCGCATCATCTGCTACGCCACGGTCGGGGAGGAGCTTTCCCGCGGCGAGCGCTACGGCTTCATCCGCTTTGGTTCCCGCGTCGACGTGTATCTTCCGACGGATGCCGAGATCACGGTTGGCATCGGCGACAAGGTGACGGGCGTGATGTCGACCATCGCCCGCATCTAA